A region from the Dinoroseobacter shibae DFL 12 = DSM 16493 genome encodes:
- a CDS encoding aldehyde dehydrogenase family protein — protein sequence MLDRPTYDPGFPGDEILIGGVWQRCADTLEVIDPSDGTPLAQIARGGAAEIDRAVAAARAALDGDWGRMSATERGRCLTRLGALVAGEVDRLAEMEARDVGKPLSQARADALALARYLEFYGGAADKVMGETIPYQSGYTVYTLREPHGVTGHIVPWNYPMQIIGRSVGAALAMGNACVLKPAEDACLTALAFARLAEAAGLPPGALNVVTGLGAEAGAALSDHPGVDHLSFTGSVPVGAEVQATAARHITPVTLELGGKSPQIVFADADLDAALPFLVKGGVQNAGQTCSAAARILVQTDVFDAVADRMAEAYRALTVGPALSDPAVGPLISPKQKARVSAMLAQAQPDQILATGHLLPEAPEGGCYVLPHLLGGIAADHPLAQQEIFGPVQILMRFETEQEAIALANGTEFGLVAGIWTRDGARQMRMPKRLRAGQVFVNTYGAGGGVELPFGGVGKSGHGREKGFEALFGFSQLKTVATHHG from the coding sequence ATGCTGGACAGACCGACATACGATCCGGGATTTCCCGGCGACGAGATCCTGATCGGCGGGGTGTGGCAGCGCTGCGCCGACACGCTGGAGGTGATCGACCCGTCCGATGGCACGCCATTGGCGCAGATCGCCCGCGGGGGTGCTGCAGAGATCGACCGGGCGGTTGCGGCGGCCCGGGCCGCACTGGACGGCGATTGGGGCCGGATGAGTGCGACCGAGCGCGGGCGGTGCCTCACCCGACTTGGCGCGCTGGTGGCGGGTGAGGTCGACCGCCTGGCGGAGATGGAGGCCCGCGACGTGGGCAAGCCCCTGTCCCAGGCCCGCGCCGATGCCCTGGCGCTGGCGCGGTATCTGGAATTCTACGGCGGGGCCGCGGATAAGGTCATGGGGGAAACGATCCCCTATCAGAGCGGCTATACCGTCTACACCCTGCGCGAGCCGCACGGGGTCACCGGGCACATCGTGCCCTGGAACTACCCGATGCAGATCATCGGCCGTTCAGTGGGCGCGGCCCTGGCCATGGGCAATGCCTGCGTGTTGAAACCGGCCGAGGATGCCTGCCTGACCGCGCTGGCCTTCGCGCGACTGGCCGAGGCGGCGGGCCTGCCCCCCGGCGCGCTGAACGTGGTGACCGGGCTCGGGGCCGAGGCGGGCGCGGCCCTGTCGGATCACCCGGGCGTGGATCACCTGAGTTTCACTGGCTCGGTCCCCGTGGGCGCGGAAGTGCAGGCGACCGCGGCGCGTCACATCACACCGGTGACACTGGAGTTGGGCGGCAAGTCTCCCCAGATCGTGTTCGCCGATGCCGATCTCGACGCCGCCCTGCCGTTTCTGGTGAAAGGCGGGGTGCAGAACGCGGGCCAGACCTGTTCGGCGGCGGCGCGCATCCTGGTGCAGACGGACGTATTCGACGCGGTCGCGGACCGTATGGCGGAGGCCTATCGCGCCCTGACCGTGGGTCCCGCCCTGAGCGATCCGGCAGTCGGTCCGCTGATCTCGCCGAAGCAGAAGGCGCGCGTCTCGGCAATGCTGGCGCAGGCCCAACCGGACCAGATCCTCGCCACCGGGCATCTGCTGCCAGAGGCGCCCGAGGGCGGGTGTTACGTCTTGCCCCACCTGCTGGGCGGGATTGCCGCCGATCACCCGCTGGCGCAGCAGGAAATCTTCGGCCCGGTGCAGATCCTGATGCGCTTCGAGACCGAGCAAGAGGCGATCGCGCTGGCCAATGGCACGGAGTTTGGCCTCGTCGCGGGCATCTGGACCCGCGACGGCGCGCGCCAAATGCGGATGCCGAAGCGACTGCGCGCCGGGCAGGTCTTTGTGAACACCTATGGCGCGGGCGGCGGGGTCGAGCTGCCCTTCGGCGGGGTGGGCAAGTCCGGCCATGGGCGCGAGAAGGGGTTCGAGGCGCTTTTCGGCTTCTCGCAACTCAAGACGGTGGCGACCCATCACGGCTAG